In Laspinema palackyanum D2c, a single window of DNA contains:
- a CDS encoding UPF0182 family protein: MFKGLGKRAFQWIVTAAAVWMGIELFAFLSAESLWFEELDYGRVFWVRLLTRLVLLVLGLGITGGLTFANLFLANHLKYGKLDLLSRGLTEPPGGRDRWKRNISYPFARTNIPSPNSYTALNLESLLALVILLSLGISTLLVYYAQVVVDYWHPGSWLLLNSPSVPLGFGLNSSQEMLQQMTTDWWQIALLLLFTVVIVLEPRLLYAIAAVLSLFFGLVLSGQWAKVLIFFHPTAFNISEPVFNRDMSFYIFNLPIWELLEFWLLGVLFFLFAAVTVLYLISGNSISEGKFPGFSDGQLRHLYGLGAALMGAVALRYWLLRYELLYSSNDVIYGAGYTQSTIEVWSYGGLTLLSAAVAIFLLYLTFRPLERHNFRRLKQSLGVYVAMVAIAGSVLPFAVQRLIVQPNEIERERPYIERSIAFTRQGFDLDRIDVQLFNPENALTFEDILANDLTINNIRLWDTRPLLQTNRQLQQIRLYYKFPDADIDRYTLRKTDPESEESITERQQVLISARELDYSAVPPEAQTWVNEHLVYTHGYGFTLSPVNTVGPGGLPDYFVRDIGMERQIVSETVNDGILGTANELIRASIPIGHPRIYYGELTDTEVMAPSNVPELDYPQGDENVYNTYEGTGGVSIGSWWRRLIFAKYLNNWQMLFTDNFTPETKVLFRRNIKDRIRAIAPFLEFDSDPYLVVANTRLYEPGSIPVEQPFPDDDNYLYWIIDAYTISDRYPYSEPTAKKFNYIRNSVKVVVDAYNGKVKLYIADPTDPLVHSWQEIFPNLLQPLDALPVTLRSHIRYPPDFFAVQSERLLTYHMTDPTVFYNREDQWRVPNEIYGTEQQVVEPYYLIMKLPTEVSEEFILLHPFTPMSRNNLIAWMGGRSDGIHYGNLLLYQFPKQQLVYGPEQIEARINQDPVISQQISLWNRQGSRAIQGNLLVIPIERSLLYVEPLYIEAEQNSLPILARVIVAYENQIVMAETLEQALSAIFQGQGVPEPTDPIIRPVEDLTLPPLN; the protein is encoded by the coding sequence ATGTTTAAAGGGTTAGGAAAACGCGCCTTTCAATGGATCGTGACCGCAGCAGCCGTATGGATGGGGATAGAACTCTTTGCTTTTTTAAGTGCCGAAAGTCTGTGGTTTGAGGAACTGGACTACGGACGAGTCTTTTGGGTCCGCCTACTTACCCGCTTAGTGTTGCTGGTGTTAGGACTGGGAATCACGGGCGGTTTAACCTTCGCCAATCTATTTCTGGCGAACCATCTTAAATACGGCAAACTGGATCTACTCAGTCGGGGACTGACTGAACCTCCCGGAGGGCGCGATCGCTGGAAACGCAATATTAGCTATCCCTTTGCCCGCACTAACATCCCGAGTCCCAATTCCTATACCGCCCTCAACTTAGAATCCCTACTGGCCCTCGTCATCCTCCTATCCTTGGGAATCTCCACTCTCCTGGTGTACTACGCTCAGGTTGTGGTGGATTATTGGCATCCCGGTTCCTGGTTACTGTTGAACTCTCCCTCAGTACCCCTGGGATTTGGACTCAACTCCAGCCAGGAAATGTTACAGCAAATGACCACAGATTGGTGGCAAATTGCCCTGTTGTTGCTGTTTACTGTGGTCATCGTTCTGGAACCTCGCTTACTCTATGCGATCGCCGCTGTTTTAAGCCTGTTCTTCGGTCTAGTCCTATCGGGTCAGTGGGCAAAAGTGCTAATCTTTTTCCACCCCACAGCCTTTAATATTAGCGAACCCGTTTTTAACCGGGATATGAGCTTTTATATCTTTAACTTGCCCATTTGGGAACTCCTAGAATTTTGGCTACTGGGAGTGCTTTTTTTCCTTTTCGCCGCAGTTACTGTCCTCTATTTAATCTCGGGAAATAGTATCAGCGAAGGGAAGTTTCCCGGCTTTTCTGATGGGCAATTGCGTCACCTTTATGGATTGGGTGCCGCACTGATGGGGGCAGTCGCCTTGCGCTATTGGCTATTGCGTTATGAATTGCTCTATTCCAGCAATGATGTAATTTATGGTGCAGGCTATACCCAATCCACTATAGAGGTCTGGAGCTATGGGGGCTTAACCCTCTTATCCGCAGCAGTCGCCATTTTCTTGCTCTATCTGACCTTTCGCCCACTAGAACGCCACAACTTTAGACGGCTCAAACAGTCCTTGGGAGTCTATGTGGCAATGGTGGCGATCGCTGGGTCAGTCCTGCCTTTTGCCGTGCAACGCTTGATCGTCCAACCCAACGAAATCGAACGCGAGCGTCCCTACATCGAGCGCAGTATCGCCTTCACCCGCCAGGGGTTCGACCTGGATCGCATTGATGTCCAACTCTTCAACCCGGAAAATGCCCTAACCTTTGAGGATATCCTCGCCAATGACCTGACCATTAATAATATCCGCCTCTGGGATACTCGCCCCCTGCTGCAAACCAATCGCCAACTCCAACAAATTCGGCTGTACTATAAGTTTCCCGATGCGGATATCGACCGTTACACCCTCAGAAAAACTGACCCCGAATCCGAGGAATCCATCACGGAACGGCAACAGGTCCTGATCTCCGCCCGGGAACTGGACTATAGCGCCGTTCCTCCTGAAGCGCAAACCTGGGTCAATGAACACTTAGTTTATACCCACGGTTATGGGTTTACCTTGAGTCCCGTGAATACCGTGGGTCCTGGCGGATTGCCGGACTACTTCGTTCGCGATATTGGCATGGAACGCCAAATCGTGAGTGAAACGGTCAATGATGGCATATTAGGGACCGCCAATGAACTGATTCGCGCCAGCATTCCCATCGGACATCCCCGGATTTACTATGGGGAACTGACGGATACAGAGGTGATGGCACCGAGTAATGTCCCGGAGTTAGATTATCCCCAGGGGGATGAGAATGTTTATAATACTTATGAAGGGACCGGGGGGGTTTCCATTGGCTCTTGGTGGCGTCGGTTAATTTTTGCCAAATATCTGAACAACTGGCAGATGTTGTTCACGGACAATTTTACCCCGGAGACAAAAGTTTTATTTCGACGCAATATTAAGGACCGAATTCGAGCGATCGCCCCATTTTTGGAATTTGATAGTGACCCGTATCTAGTGGTTGCCAATACCCGCTTATATGAGCCGGGAAGCATCCCCGTGGAACAACCGTTTCCCGATGATGATAATTATCTCTACTGGATTATTGACGCCTATACGATTAGCGATCGCTATCCCTATTCTGAACCGACTGCTAAGAAATTTAACTACATCCGCAACTCGGTCAAAGTGGTGGTGGATGCCTACAATGGCAAGGTCAAACTTTACATCGCTGACCCGACGGACCCCCTGGTTCACAGTTGGCAAGAGATTTTCCCTAACTTGCTCCAACCCCTGGATGCCTTGCCGGTGACCCTCCGCAGTCATATCCGCTATCCCCCGGATTTTTTTGCGGTGCAATCGGAACGACTATTAACTTACCACATGACCGATCCGACGGTTTTTTATAATCGGGAAGATCAATGGCGGGTGCCCAATGAGATTTATGGCACTGAGCAGCAAGTGGTTGAGCCTTATTATTTGATTATGAAATTGCCCACGGAAGTCTCAGAAGAATTTATTTTGTTGCACCCATTTACGCCGATGAGTCGCAATAATTTAATTGCTTGGATGGGCGGGCGATCGGATGGAATTCATTATGGGAATTTACTGCTGTACCAGTTCCCCAAACAACAGTTAGTTTATGGTCCCGAGCAAATTGAAGCCAGAATTAACCAAGATCCGGTGATTTCTCAACAGATTTCCCTGTGGAACCGCCAGGGGTCTCGGGCCATTCAGGGGAATTTGTTGGTGATTCCCATTGAGCGATCGCTGCTGTATGTCGAACCGCTTTATATTGAGGCAGAACAAAATAGTTTGCCCATTTTAGCCCGGGTGATTGTCGCTTATGAGAACCAAATTGTGATGGCAGAAACCCTGGAACAGGCCCTGAGTGCTATTTTCCAAGGACAAGGAGTACCAGAACCCACGGACCCGATTATTCGTCCCGTGGAAGACTTGACGTTACCCCCGTTGAACTAA